From Acidobacteriota bacterium, a single genomic window includes:
- a CDS encoding class I SAM-dependent RNA methyltransferase, with protein MLATNDLVELTIEKPAAGGRMIARHEGQVILVSGAIPGERVSARVERADKTLAYAAVVDILEPHRARRLVAGDWTCGGNVYAFIDYPHQLAIKADVVRDAFARLARLPLDRDVPVTGSREDGYRMRARFQVMAGRVGFFREGTHELCESGATGQLLPETSRVIAQVSQRLRQIDPEGVLAIELSENIPGGERAIHLQLRPAARVRTTVFGPIAGVRGITGATCQLASGAPVVRLGGVPLVGDELSQVLGVPAARFGDVRVERSARAFFQGNRYLLPRLVQAVLAWVPAEGEVLDLYAGVGLFALALAATGREQVTAVEGDRISGADLVSNARKCGGAMRVEVGSVEGYLARRQGARAPTIIVDPPRTGLSRDALRAVLSHGATRLVYVSCDIATLARDVRQAVDAGYALAHLEAFDLFPNTAHVETLAVLQRAEAS; from the coding sequence ATGCTGGCCACCAACGACCTCGTCGAGCTCACCATCGAGAAACCCGCGGCCGGCGGCCGCATGATCGCGCGGCACGAGGGCCAGGTCATCCTCGTGAGCGGCGCGATCCCGGGCGAGCGCGTGAGCGCCAGGGTCGAACGTGCGGACAAGACCCTCGCGTATGCCGCCGTCGTCGACATTTTGGAGCCCCACCGGGCGCGGCGTCTTGTCGCCGGCGATTGGACGTGCGGCGGCAACGTGTACGCCTTCATCGATTATCCCCATCAGCTGGCGATCAAGGCCGACGTCGTGCGCGACGCGTTCGCCCGCCTCGCGCGCCTGCCGCTCGATCGCGACGTGCCGGTGACCGGCTCGCGGGAGGACGGCTACCGCATGCGCGCCCGCTTTCAAGTGATGGCGGGACGCGTCGGGTTTTTTCGCGAGGGCACCCACGAGTTGTGCGAGTCGGGCGCGACCGGACAGCTGCTGCCGGAGACCTCGCGCGTCATCGCGCAGGTCTCGCAGCGGCTGCGACAGATCGACCCCGAGGGCGTGCTGGCGATCGAGCTTTCAGAGAACATCCCTGGCGGCGAGCGCGCAATCCACCTGCAGCTGCGCCCCGCGGCGCGCGTCCGCACGACGGTCTTCGGGCCGATCGCGGGGGTGCGGGGGATCACCGGCGCCACGTGCCAGCTCGCGAGCGGCGCGCCCGTCGTGCGGCTGGGTGGCGTGCCACTGGTCGGCGACGAGCTGAGCCAGGTCCTGGGGGTGCCCGCGGCGCGATTCGGTGACGTGCGCGTCGAGCGCAGCGCGCGGGCATTTTTCCAGGGCAATCGTTACCTGCTGCCGCGGCTCGTGCAGGCCGTGCTCGCGTGGGTCCCCGCCGAAGGGGAGGTGCTGGATCTGTACGCGGGTGTGGGCCTGTTCGCGCTCGCGCTTGCGGCGACCGGGCGCGAACAGGTGACCGCGGTGGAAGGGGACCGCATCAGCGGCGCGGATCTCGTCTCGAATGCGCGCAAGTGCGGCGGCGCCATGCGCGTCGAGGTCGGATCCGTCGAGGGATACCTGGCAAGGCGGCAGGGGGCGCGCGCGCCCACCATCATCGTCGACCCGCCACGGACCGGGCTCTCGCGCGATGCGCTCCGCGCGGTGCTCTCGCACGGGGCCACCCGGCTGGTCTACGTGTCCTGCGACATCGCCACGCTCGCGCGCGACGTGCGCCAGGCGGTGGACGCCGGCTACGCCCTGGCGCATCTCGAAGCGTTCGATCTGTTCCCGAACACGGCGCACGTCGAGACGCTCGCCGTGCTGCAGAGGGCCGAGGCGTCATGA